One region of Acropora muricata isolate sample 2 chromosome 13, ASM3666990v1, whole genome shotgun sequence genomic DNA includes:
- the LOC136895801 gene encoding carboxypeptidase B2-like, translating into MRESWVPVSLPNVIIVTVVFLLKCNNSMEVYHHGHKAVRVTPETKKQLGLLLSLRRQFTNKDLEFWRIPSRKGAVADVSIAPRNIYDNITQQVLTQDVKFTVRKSQLESVIDEQDVKADRKSGTHAWFGRFHTLEQVFSWLQKKAAHCKGMCQLLSIGKSFQERKLYAMKIQTNRQAPKPLVFVTCGIHAREWVSPATCMYLIEQLIADDSNDVELERIINKVDFLILPVFNPDGYIYTWEKDRMWRKNRGVNPNSDCVGTDLNRNWSFHWGETGASSDPCSPAYRGRAAMSEVEVQSVAKFLESQRDRLVGYLDIHSYGQMILFPWGYTRDPVDDQKELIRVAKAMAKAIKTKGGYHTNYTFGQASRTVYIESGTTKDYVYGHLNVKYVFSLELRDLGKYGFVLPSRLVEPTVKEAFEGIKAMVMNMKLKNDLRAMQNQSIYS; encoded by the exons ATGAGAGAATCCTGGGTTCCCGTCTCGTTGCCAAATGTTATTATAGTCACGGTTGTGTTTCTGCTAAAATGTAACAACTCCATGGAAGTTTATCATCATGG ACACAAAGCTGTTCGTGTCACTCCGGAGACCAAGAAGCAGCTAGGCCTTTTATTATCATTGCGGCGTCAGTTCACCAACAAAGAT CTGGAATTTTGGAGGATACCTTCCCGTAAAGGTGCAGTTGCAGATGTCAGTATCGCTCCACGTAATATCTACGACAATATCACGCAACAGGTGTTGACCCAAGATGTCAAGTTCACAGTCCGAAAAAGTCAGCTAGAGTCGGTTATTGACGAACAGGATGTTAAAGCTGATAGGAAGAGTGGAACACACGCATGGTTTGGCAGATTCCACACACTTGAGCAG GTTTTTTCTTGGCTTCAAAAGAAAGCTGCCCATTGTAAAGGAATGTGTCAATTACTTTCTATCGGAAAGTCTTTCCAAGAAAGAAAGCTGTATGCAATGAAG ATCCAAACAAATCGCCAGGCTCCCAAACCTCTAGTCTTTGTCACCTGTGGAATTCACGCCAGGGAGTGGGTCTCACCTGCCACATGCATGTACCTTATTGAACAG CTGATCGCCGACGACTCCAATGATGTTGAATTGGAAAGGATTATTAACAAAGTGGATTTCCTCATCTTGCCAGTTTTCAACCCTGATGGATACATTTATACCTGGGAAAAG GACCGTATGTGGCGAAAAAATAGAGGAGTTAACCCCAACTCCGACTGTGTGGGAACAGATCTAAATCGAAATTGGAGTTTCCACTGGGGAG AAACTGGGGCAAGCAGCGACCCATGCAGCCCAGCTTACCGCGGACGAGCTGCCATGTCAGAAGTGGAAGTTCAGAGTGTCGCAAAATTCCTTGAATCACAACGAGACCGATTGGTTGGCTACCTCGATATTCATTCCTATGGTCAAATGATACTGTTTCCTTGGGGATACACAAGGGATCCGGTGGACGATCAGAAAGAGCTG ATTCGTGTTGCCAAGGCGATGGCAAAGGCAATTAAAACCAAAGGAGGTTACCACACGAATTACACCTTTGGACAAGCATCCCGAACTGTAT ACATCGAGTCAGGTACAACCAAAGATTATGTCTATGGACACTTAAATGTGAAATACGTCTTTTCTTTGGAATTAAGAGATCTTGGAAAATATGGATTTGTCTTGCCAAGCCGACTGGTAGAGCCGACCGTAAAAGAGGCCTTCGAAGGAATCAAAGCTATGGTTATGAACATGAAACTTAAAAATGATTTGCGTGCGATGCAAAATCAATCAATTTATTCTTAA
- the LOC136895802 gene encoding uncharacterized protein: MADTTNVFHKFELQDHYNKVAESYDDYYLELDQAEIESVVEYLDLQPDHVVSDVGAGTGHLAEKIFKIAGLKNPIICVDPNAEMLEKSSGRKGVVGVLKTAEEFFDDVSLCPTLDRVLFKGCIHHLLEPLSAFKNIERSLRPNGLCLIVSMRGISCYKRFAEAVGMDADYLPPEEVHAMCKMLEEANFDVSTSLVELPFNLKKAKFYNMLRGRFMSRLYSLTDEQIEKGIDVLEQGEFGRIEGNEEIASILENVVIKATKSKINFE, from the exons ATGGCTGACACAACAAACGTCTTTCATAAGTTTGAACTCCAAG ATCATTACAATAAAGTAGCAGAAAGTTATGACGATTATTACTTGGAATTAGACCAGGCTGAAATCGAAAGCGTGGTGGAATACTTAGACTTGCAACCTGATCACGTCGTCAGCGATGTTGGAGCGGGCACCGGGCACTTGgcagaaaaaatcttcaaaatCGCTGGGCTCAAGAATCCAATAATCTGTGTCGACCCAAACGCAGAAATGTTGGAGAAAAGCAGTGGTAGAAAAGGTGTGGTCGGCGTTTTAAAAACGGCGGAAGAATTTTTTGACGACGTTTCGCTCTGTCCTACTTTGGACCGCGTGCTGTTCAAAGGATGCATTCATCATCTGCTAGAACCGCTTTCGGCTTTTAAAAACATCGAAAGATCGCTCCGTCCAAATGGTCTGTGCCTTATCGTGTCTATGAGAGGTATTTCATGTTACAAGCGTTTTGCAGAGGCAGTTGGCATGGATGCGGATTACCTACCCCCTGAGGAAGTCCATGCAATGTGTAAGATGCTTGAAGAAGCCAACTTTGACGTGTCGACTTCATTAGTGGAATTAccgtttaatttaaaaaaggccaagttTTACAACATGTTGAGAGGCCGTTTTATGAGCCGTTTGTACAGCTTGACTGACGAACAGATCGAAAAGGGAATTGATGTACTTGAGCAAGGCGAATTTGGGCGAATTGAGGGGAATGAGGAAATCGCGAGCATTCTGGAAAATGTTGTCATCAAGGCGACGAAATCTAAAATCAATTTTGAATGA
- the LOC136895585 gene encoding uncharacterized protein — protein sequence MSDLTYVVDQHDLKDHYCKVAESYDDYYLELDQAQIESVVKSLDLQPDHVMADIGGGTGRFAEEIFQLAGLKKKILCVEPSAEMLEKAKGRKGVEPVLKTGEEFFSDVSLRGTLDRVLFKYSFHHLSDPLSVFKDIERSLRPNGLCLIVSIRSISCYKRFAEVTGLAGEYHPLDENQGICQMFKEANFNVETSVIELPLILRKAKFYSMLRGHFMSSLYSISDQQIEKGIEVLEQGEFSRIEENEEISSTLTHVLIKARKS from the exons ATGTCTGACCTAACGTACGTCGTTGATCAGCATGATTTAAAAG ATCATTATTGTAAAGTAGCGGAGAGTTATGACGATTATTACTTGGAATTAGACCAGGCTCAAATAGAAAGTGTGGTGAAAAGCTTAGATTTGCAACCTGATCACGTGATGGCTGATATTGGCGGAGGGACTGGGCGCTTCGCAGAAGAAATATTCCAACTCGCCggactgaaaaagaaaatattgtgcGTCGAACCCAGCGCTGAGATGCTAGAGAAAGCCAAGGGAAGAAAAGGTGTGGAACCCGTTTTAAAAACTGGGGAGGAATTTTTCAGCGATGTCTCTCTTCGTGGTACTCTAGACCGCGTGTTGTTTAAGTATTCGTTTCATCATCTATCTGACCCGCTTTCTGTTTTCAAAGATATAGAGCGATCGCTTCGTCCCAATGGTCTGTGCCTGATCGTGTCTATAAGAAGTATTTCATGTTACAAGCGTTTCGCGGAGGTAACCGGCTTAGCTGGGGAATACCACCCCCTAGATGAAAACCAGGGAATTTGTCAGATGTTTAAGGAAGCTAACTTTAACGTGGAAACTTCAGTAATAGAGTTACCTTTAATCTTGAGAAAGGCCAAATTTTACAGCATGTTACGTGGCCACTTTATGAGCAGTCTGTACAGTATATCTGACCAACAGATTGAAAAAGGAATTGAAGTACTTGAGCAAGGAGAATTTTCGCGAATTGAGGAGAATGAGGAAATCTCGAGCACTCTTACACATGTGCTCATCAAGGCTAGGAAATCTTAA